From the genome of Pseudomonas helvetica:
CGGGCCATACACCCAGACGCTGCCGAAGGCATACAGCAAACCACCCAGCGCTGGCGCGACGATGGTTGCCGATTGCTGAGCCGACTGGGACGCGGCCACCGCGCGCGGAAACAGTGCACTGGGGACAATCGTCGGCAATAAGGCCTGGGTGGTCGGCATTTCGAATGAGCGGGCGGCGCCGAGCAGGAACGCGAGGATGAAGATCATCTCGCGGGTGACGTGGTCAGTGGCACTGCCAATCGCCAGGGCGAGCGCGATCATCGCCTGCACGGACTGGCAGATGGCCGCGACCTTGCGCCGGTCATAGCGGTCTGCCACATGCCCGGTGTGGAGCATGAACAACACCCGTGGCGCGAACTCCACGAGCCCGACCAGACCCAGGTCCAGCACGTTGCCGGTGAGTTGGTAGAGATTCCAGCCGATGGCCACGGTAAGCATCTGGAAACCGCTGGCGGTGAACACCCGCGCCAGCCAGAAGGCAATGAATGGGCGGTGATGGCGCAACAACAGCGGGGCTTGGGTCGGCATCGGCGGGTAGTTCTGAGCGAGGAAAAATCGAGATTATCACCAACTTGTAACCTGAAGTTGCGTGTGCGGAGAATTTAGTTAGCTAGACACCTATCCTGAAGCCCGCGTCCTGTCTTCGCCACAGCCAATACCGCAGCCCTGAACAGAACGGTGAGGCAACCTGTCACGCGGCAAAAGACCACACAGTCGGGCGCTGAAAATGGGACTACTCTTTCATCGTTACTTGATCCAGATCAAAACCCTTGGTGGATTTGCTCTGACGGCCAGATGGCCAGACTCCCTGCGTTGCGATGGTTGTAAAAAACAACGAATTTGAATTCGCCACACTCCATAACCGTGGGGGCGGTGGGTGCAGGCTCCCAGCCAGCAGCCGTATTACCAGACAGAGGAAGACTTATGTTCGGTTTGGAGGCACTTGATCTCGCCCGAATTCAGTTCGCGTTCACCATCTCGTTTCACATCCTGTTCCCGGCGATCACCATCGGCCTGGCGAGTTACCTGGCGGTGCTCGAAGGCTTGTGGCTGAAGACCCACAACGATACCTACCGTGATTTGTATCACTTCTGGTCGAAGATCTTTGCCGTCAACTTCGGCATGGGCGTGGTCTCCGGATTGGTCATGGCCTATCAGTTCGGCACCAACTGGAGCCGCTTCTCGGACTTTGCCGGTTCCGTCACCGGGCCGCTGCTGACCTATGAAGTGCTCACGGCGTTCTTCCTCGAAGCCGGTTTCCTCGGCGTCATGCTGTTTGGCTGGAACAGGGTCGGGCGCAAGCTGCACTTTTTTGCCACGGTCATGGTGGCTATTGGCACGCTGATCTCGACGTTCTGGATTCTGGCCTCCAACAGCTGGATGCAAACCCCGCAGGGCTACGAAATCGTTAACGGCCAGGTGATTCCGGTGGATTGGATCGCGGTGATCTTCAACCCGTCGTTCCCCTACCGCCTGATGCACATGGCTACGGCAGCATTCGTTGCCACTGCATTCTTCGTCGGCTCGTCGGCCGCCTGGCACCTGTTGCGCGGCCGTGATAACCCGGCGATCCGCACGATGCTGTCGATGGCCATGTGGATGGCCTTGATCGTTGCACCGATTCAGGCGGTGATCGGCGACTTCCACGGCCTCAACACGCTCAAGCATCAGCCGGCAAAAATCGCCGCGATTGAAGGTCACTGGGAAAACGTCGGCAATGAGCCGACCCCGCTGATCCTGTTCGGCTGGCCGGACATGAAAGCCGAGAAGACCAAATTCGCGGTAGAGATTCCGTACCTGGGCAGCCTGATCCTGACTCACTCGCTGGACAAACAGGTTCCGGCACTCAAGGAGTTCGCGCCTGAAGACCGGCCGAACTCGACCATTGTGTTCTGGTCGTTCCGGATCATGGTCGGGCTGGGCTTCCTGATGATCTTCACCGGTCTGTGGAGTCTGTGGCTGCGCAAGCGTGACAGGCTGTATTCGAACCGTGCGTTCCTCTACCTGGCGCTGTGGATGGGGCCATCGGGCCTGATCGCGATACTCGCCGGTTGGTTCACTACTGAAATCGGTCGCCAGCCGTGGGTGGTGTACGGGCTGATGCGCACTGCCGATGCTTCATCCATGCACAGTTTCCTGCAGATGAGCATTACCCTGGCGCTGTTCGTCGTGGTGTATTTCTCGCTGTTCGGGGTCGGTCTTGGCTACATGATGCGCCTGGTGCGCAAAGGGCCGAAGATCAACGAAGGTGCCGAACCGAGCCACGGTGGTCCCGGGCAGCAACGTACTCCGGCCCGTCCGCTTTCCGCTGCCGATGAAGGCGACGAAAACGGCGACGCCAGCCTGAACAAGGGGAATTGAGTCATGGGTATTGATCTTCCGCTGATCTGGGCCGTGATCATCATCTTCGGGATCATGATGTACGTGGTCATGGATGGTTTTGACCTGGGAATCGGCATTCTCTTCCCCTTCATCAAGGGCCACCGTGACCGCGATGTGATGATGAACACTGTCGCGCCCGTCTGGGACGGTAACGAAACCTGGCTGGTATTGGGCGGCGCGGCGCTATTTGGCGCCTTCCCGCTGGCGTATTCGGTGGTGCTGTCGGCGCTGTATCTGCCGCTGATCCTGATGCTGATCGGCTTGATCTTCCGCGGTGTGGCGTTCGAGTTCCGCTTCAAGGCCAAGGACCACAAACGACACATCTGGGACAAGTGCTTCATCGGCGGCTCGCTGACGGCGACGTTCTTCCAGGGTGTGGCGCTGGGGGCGTTTATCGACGGCATTCCGGTGGTCAATCGGCAGTTCGCGGGCGGCACGCTGGACTGGCTGACACCGTTCTCGCTGTTCTGTGGCGTGGCGCTGATCGTCGCTTATGCGCTGCTCGGCTGCACCTGGCTGATCATGAAGACCGAAGGCAAGTTGCAAAAGCAAATGCACGACCTGGCCCGCCCGCTGGCGTTCGTGGTGTTGGCGGTGACCGGTATCGTCAGTATCTGGACCCCGCTGGCCCATGCCGAGATCGCTGCGCGCTGGTTCACCCTGCCGAACCTGTTCTGGTTCCTGCCAGTGCCAATCCTGGTGCTGGTGACGATGTACGGTTTACTGCGTGCTGTGGCGCGTAACGCTCATTACACACCGTTCCTGTTGACCCTGGTGCTGATTTTCCTCGGTTACAGCGGTCTGGGAATCAGCCTGTGGCCGAACATCGTGCCGCCGTCGATCTCGATCTGGGACGCCGCCGCACCGCCGCAAAGCCAGGGCTTCATGCTGGTCGGCACCCTGTTCATCATCCCGTTCATTCTGGGCTACACCTTCTGGAGCTACTACGTGTTCCGCGGCAAGGTGACCCACGAAGACGGTTATCACTAGCAGGAGCAAAGCTTGCTCGCGATGGCGTCTTGACAGGCGCCATCAAACCCAGACCGAGGACCGAGGCAATGGTTAATAAACATTCTTTGCAGGAAATCGAACAGGCTGAAAAGAAGCCGCTCTGGCAGCGGCTTGGCTGGCTGGTAATGATCTGGACCGGCAGCGTACTGGCGCTGTTTGTCGTAGCCAGCCTGATGCGCATGTTCATGAATGCTGCAGGCCTGACCACTCACTGATCGACCCGAACATCCCATCCCGTGCTTTGCGGCACGGATTTATAACCCTCCACTGGAGGGTTTTTTTTGCCTGGGCGTTGGCCGTTATTTGCGGGCCTTGAGGATCACGAATTTGGGCGTTGCCGCAACCTGCTCGACACCCCGGAACAGACGCGCCAGTTTGCTGTGATAGCCCAGATGACGGTTGCCGACGATGTACAGCGCGCCGCCCACCACGAGGGCTTCGCGAGCTTGCTGGAACATCCGCCAGGCGAGGAAGTCCCCGACCACTTGTTGCTGGTGGAAAGGCGGATTGCACAGCACCACGTCCAGCGACTGCGGCTCCTGCCCGGCCAGACCATCGCCCGCACGCACGATGACTTCGCGCGAACCGAGGGCGGCCCGCCAGTTTTCGGCAGCGGATTGCACGGCCATGAACGATTCGTCCACCAGCGTGTAGTGGGCTTGAGGGTTTTGCAGGGCGCTGGCGATGGCCAAGACGCCGTTGCCGCAACCCAGGTCGGCGACCCGCGCGTTACCGAGGTTTTTCGGCAGGTGAGGGAGAAACGCCCGAGTGCCGATGTCCAGGCCTTCGCGACAGAACACGTTGGCGTGGTTGAGTAACTCGATTGCCGGATCGTCGAGTGTGTAGCGAGTCGGGTAGGGCGACTGCGCGGGTTGCCTGGCATCGGCTGTGGCAATCAGCAAGCGGGCTTTCTTGACCGCCAGCGACGCTTGCACCGGGCCGATGTAGCGCTCCAGCAGATCGCCGGCTGCCCGCGGCAGGTGTTTGACCATGGCCGCAGCAACCACTTGTGCGCCGGGTGCCAGCTGCGTTTGCAGGCGGATCAGTTGCTCTTCCAGCAACGCCAGGGTTTTGGGGACGCGGATCAGTACCCGATCGAACGGACCGACCAGTGGCGCACTGGCCGGCAGCACTGACACAACATCAAAGGGAAGGCCATTGCGTACCAGGTTCTTTTCCAATGCCTGGGCTGCGAGAAACGAATCACCGCTACTGGTGACCTGAGCCTTGCCGACAAGGCTCGCCGCCAGTGCACCAAAACTGTCATTGAGCACCAGAACCCGGGTATCAGCGTTCGGCTGCTGTTCGGCCAGAAAATTAAGCAGGTACTCGTCAGCCGCATCGAAGGCTTGCAGCGGTTCGTTCTGCTGTTCGGGCTGGCGGATCAGGTCAAGTTGGGCGAAGGGGCTTTCGAGCAGGGGCATGGGGCGGGGACTCTGGGTAATCAACGGGTGTCCCGCGGTTTTGCACGTATTCAATGCTGGACGGGACCGTCTGAGTGGACTGCGTTGCGGTGTCGTTCGCTTCATCACTCAGAAGGGGCGTAAATGGTACGTTTTTTTCCGTCGAATTACTCGCAGGTTTTCCGTCGTGTCCAGCGCTGACAAGCACTGGTATTGGGTCAGGCTCAGATATATCTGCACTTCGCGGCCTGTACCACCGCAGAAATTTTGTTGGTGACACCCAGTTTCTTGATCGCATTGCCTATGTGGAAATTTACCGTACGTTGGGTGATGTTTAGGATTATCCCGGTTTCCAATGCGTTCTTGCCTTTCGAAGCCCACTTCAGCACATCTGTTTCCCGCGTCGATAATTGAGTCGCGCTCAAGCCGTCCGGATTCTTGCAGGCCAGCTTTTGCATTGCGAGGACATGCAGCTTATGGCTGATGAACGTTGCATAACCGAGGTTTTCATAGAGTTCGTAAGCCGTGATACGGCAATGGCTTCGGGCGACGCAGAGCATGCCGCTGCTATGGTTGTTCAGCTCATGTAGCGGCAGCGACCAACCGTGCTGCATGCCTTGACCCGCGAGTGCGCGCCGTAGATCGGGGACGTTGGCGAAGGTATCACTGTCCCAGAGAATGGGCAGCATTGAATGATTGCAATGAGCTACTATTGGGTCTATTGCGCAGTAGTTGTTTTGTTCATAACGGGTGTTCCAGTCAGGTGAGTAATTATTAAGGTTCAGGTCATTGTCACAATGATTTGGCGCATGAGAAGTCATTGAAAACGCACAATATTCGTAGCCAAGATTATTAAAGAAGCCAAGTGCTATCGTGTAAGCCTTTTCAAGGCTTGACTCATAAATCAGCTGTTTTAACCGAGTCTCCTTCCAGGTATCCATACAAACTTCTCCCTGTGTTTCGCTTCGTAGGTGTTTATTGGATCCAAAATTGGTACGTTGCGAGTGTAGGGTAAATCCTACAGGTGCGAAGTGAGTTTTTTGCTCTTGATAGGTTCGCAAAATAAATAACCGGTTATTAGAGAAACAGTACCTGTACAGATCATGCGATTTGCTCCGACATCTGTAGAGATATTAATACTATCTTTATATTCAGGTTGCGAACCCTGCCTTTAACTCTTTAGTTAACTGTTAGTCATCTGTTGATTAATACCACTACAAATCGGCGGTGTTTCTTCGTCCGGCTTTGCGGGACACTGGAGCAATCAGACCTATGGAGCGCCCCATGACCGCCAGCGCAGAGAAGTTCACCCGACAAACCCTGCTCGATGTCCAGCCACTGACGTCCAGCCTGTTCACGCTACGTACTACGCGAGATCCGGGTTTTCGTTTTCGTGCCGGGCAATTCGCCCGTTTAGGGGTTACCAAGGCTGACGGCAGCACGGTTTGGCGCGCCTATTCCATGGTCTCTTCACCCCATGACGAGTTTCTCGAGTTCTTTTCCATCGTCGTTCCGGGTGGCGAATTTACCAGCGAACTGAGTCGTCTGGAGGTAGGCGATACCTTGATGGTCGACCGTCAGGCCTTTGGTTTCCTGACCCTTGATCGCTTCGTCGATGGGCGTGATCTATGGTTATTGTCCACAGGGACGGGTATTGCGCCGTTTCTGTCG
Proteins encoded in this window:
- a CDS encoding cytochrome ubiquinol oxidase subunit I, which translates into the protein MFGLEALDLARIQFAFTISFHILFPAITIGLASYLAVLEGLWLKTHNDTYRDLYHFWSKIFAVNFGMGVVSGLVMAYQFGTNWSRFSDFAGSVTGPLLTYEVLTAFFLEAGFLGVMLFGWNRVGRKLHFFATVMVAIGTLISTFWILASNSWMQTPQGYEIVNGQVIPVDWIAVIFNPSFPYRLMHMATAAFVATAFFVGSSAAWHLLRGRDNPAIRTMLSMAMWMALIVAPIQAVIGDFHGLNTLKHQPAKIAAIEGHWENVGNEPTPLILFGWPDMKAEKTKFAVEIPYLGSLILTHSLDKQVPALKEFAPEDRPNSTIVFWSFRIMVGLGFLMIFTGLWSLWLRKRDRLYSNRAFLYLALWMGPSGLIAILAGWFTTEIGRQPWVVYGLMRTADASSMHSFLQMSITLALFVVVYFSLFGVGLGYMMRLVRKGPKINEGAEPSHGGPGQQRTPARPLSAADEGDENGDASLNKGN
- the cydB gene encoding cytochrome d ubiquinol oxidase subunit II, which gives rise to MGIDLPLIWAVIIIFGIMMYVVMDGFDLGIGILFPFIKGHRDRDVMMNTVAPVWDGNETWLVLGGAALFGAFPLAYSVVLSALYLPLILMLIGLIFRGVAFEFRFKAKDHKRHIWDKCFIGGSLTATFFQGVALGAFIDGIPVVNRQFAGGTLDWLTPFSLFCGVALIVAYALLGCTWLIMKTEGKLQKQMHDLARPLAFVVLAVTGIVSIWTPLAHAEIAARWFTLPNLFWFLPVPILVLVTMYGLLRAVARNAHYTPFLLTLVLIFLGYSGLGISLWPNIVPPSISIWDAAAPPQSQGFMLVGTLFIIPFILGYTFWSYYVFRGKVTHEDGYH
- a CDS encoding DUF2474 domain-containing protein, translated to MVNKHSLQEIEQAEKKPLWQRLGWLVMIWTGSVLALFVVASLMRMFMNAAGLTTH
- a CDS encoding methyltransferase, with the protein product MPLLESPFAQLDLIRQPEQQNEPLQAFDAADEYLLNFLAEQQPNADTRVLVLNDSFGALAASLVGKAQVTSSGDSFLAAQALEKNLVRNGLPFDVVSVLPASAPLVGPFDRVLIRVPKTLALLEEQLIRLQTQLAPGAQVVAAAMVKHLPRAAGDLLERYIGPVQASLAVKKARLLIATADARQPAQSPYPTRYTLDDPAIELLNHANVFCREGLDIGTRAFLPHLPKNLGNARVADLGCGNGVLAIASALQNPQAHYTLVDESFMAVQSAAENWRAALGSREVIVRAGDGLAGQEPQSLDVVLCNPPFHQQQVVGDFLAWRMFQQAREALVVGGALYIVGNRHLGYHSKLARLFRGVEQVAATPKFVILKARK
- a CDS encoding autoinducer binding domain-containing protein, producing the protein MDTWKETRLKQLIYESSLEKAYTIALGFFNNLGYEYCAFSMTSHAPNHCDNDLNLNNYSPDWNTRYEQNNYCAIDPIVAHCNHSMLPILWDSDTFANVPDLRRALAGQGMQHGWSLPLHELNNHSSGMLCVARSHCRITAYELYENLGYATFISHKLHVLAMQKLACKNPDGLSATQLSTRETDVLKWASKGKNALETGIILNITQRTVNFHIGNAIKKLGVTNKISAVVQAAKCRYI
- a CDS encoding ferredoxin--NADP reductase; translation: MTASAEKFTRQTLLDVQPLTSSLFTLRTTRDPGFRFRAGQFARLGVTKADGSTVWRAYSMVSSPHDEFLEFFSIVVPGGEFTSELSRLEVGDTLMVDRQAFGFLTLDRFVDGRDLWLLSTGTGIAPFLSILQDFEVWEKFERIILVYSVRETRELAYQALIAELEEREYLAEHAHKLQFIATVTREPHPQALSGRITQLINNGELERVAGVAITAEHSRVMLCGNPQMIDDTRNLLKARDMQLSLTRRPGQVAVENYW